Proteins co-encoded in one Lynx canadensis isolate LIC74 chromosome C1, mLynCan4.pri.v2, whole genome shotgun sequence genomic window:
- the LOC115519903 gene encoding LOW QUALITY PROTEIN: uncharacterized protein LOC115519903 (The sequence of the model RefSeq protein was modified relative to this genomic sequence to represent the inferred CDS: inserted 3 bases in 2 codons; deleted 1 base in 1 codon; substituted 2 bases at 2 genomic stop codons) yields the protein MEELENREAQPAPMPSGGEIQGPAGRTRRRAPHEPGLRLPDSTVALLLREIGPPDDMGNPRLQYWPFSTSDLYNWKTQNARFSDNPKDLIALLDSVMFTHQPNWDDCQQLLRILFTTEERERIQLEARKLVPGDDGQPTANLDLINTAFPLTRPPQDGWDYNTAEGRGRLRIYRQTLMAGLRAAARKPTNLAKVYSVIQGKTESPAAYLERLMETFRQYTPMNPEAPENHATVVMAFVNQAATDIKKKLQKLEDLEGKQIQDLLHIAQCVYNNRETPEDRXNLKLPKKMTKVLAAVVQKPLDKDQCAYCKEKGHWARECPKKKKPRHNQKPWQPKTTPALFTQDVEGGRGSDPLPEPRVTLQVEGNPVQFLIDTGAQHSVLIRPHGKISEKSSWVQGATGIKKYPWTTQRTMDLGNGKVTHSFLVIPDSPCPLLGRDLLTKMGAQIHFTPGGPQVTGPHNQPMTILTLRLEDEYRLYQEPPSQSQNIETWLQQFPEAWAETGGMGLAKHXPALFIELKPGADPVWVXQYPMSMEARNGITPHIRRLLDLGILRPCHSAWNTPLLPVRKPNGADYRPVVQDLREVNRRVMDIHPTVPNPYTLLSALSPERQWYTVLDLKDAFFSLPLAPKSQELFAFEWSDPERGINGQLTWTQLPQGFKNSPTLFNEALHEDLGEYRNQNPEVTLLQYVNDLLIAAETAEACLQGTRNLLRTLGALEYRASAKKAQICRSEVTYLGYLLREGQRWLTDARKETVLRIPRPTTRKQVREFQGSAGFCRLWIPRFAEMAKPLYLVTREQAPFGWTEKTEQAFQQIKLALLSAPALGLPDVSKPFHLFVDENKGVAKAVLTQLLGPWPRPIAYLSKRLDPVVAGWPPCLHMIAATALMVKDADKLTMGQELHVTTPHAIEGVLKQFPDXWISNARLVHYQGLLLNPLRIIYAPPRTLNPASLLPDPDLDTPLHDCAEILAQVHGVREDLQDHPLPDAKVTWFTDSSSFVHQGQRYVGAAVTTETETVWAEPLPAGTSAQRAELVALTKALTLGKDKRLNVYTDSRYAFATAHIHGAIYRERGLLTAEGKTIKNKEEILALLKALWLPKRLAIIHCLGHQKPITPVARGNNLADQVAREAALQVDCALMTTLPDPGSASLSENPAYTKEDPNWIQKLPLTQCLNGWWRAADCSIILPEEMGNKVLSKMHRATHMGTRKMQDLIRHARITIKDSRTKIEQIVTSCKACQLTNTTNHGKNPGSRTRGTRPGAYWEVDFTEVKPGKYGYKYLLVFIDTFSGWTEAFPTKHETAQVVAKKMLEDIMPRYGFPTLIGSDNGPAFISKVIQGIAQFIGADWKLHCAYRPQSSGQVERMNRTLKETLTKLTMETGANWVVLLPYALFRVRNSPYKLGLTPFEIMYGVPPPIIPNLQSNVLTEFDDHKLLISLRELQHTHQEVWPRLRAIYENGPPPEPHHYRPGDWVYVRRHKQETLQPRWKGPYIVILTTPTAVKVDGIATWIHYTHARPADPFAVREDFVPEANTAWTVDQSKTHPLKLTLRGKPDPENRLRPKAWVSHIKTVAAAPDPQ from the exons ATGGAAGAACTAGAAAATAGGGAGGCTCAACCCGCGCCCATGCCTAGTGGGGGCGAAATCCAAGGGCCGGCTGGACGTACCCGTAGGCGGGCCCCACATGAGCCAGGACTCCGCCTTCCTGACTCCACCGTAGCTCTACTCTTACGGGAAATAGGGCCTCCCGATGATATGGGGAACCCCCGGCTTCAATACTGGCCCTTCTCCACCAGTGACCTATATAACTGGAAAACCCAGAATGCCCGATTTTCTGATAACCCTAAAGATTTAATAGCTCTCCTGGACAGCGTTATGTTCACCCACCAACCCAACTGGGATGATTGTCAGCAACTCCTCCGAATCCTGTTCACCACTGAGGAGCGAGAAAGAATTCAATTGGAAGCAAGAAAGCTGGTTCCTGGAGATGACGGCCAACCCACTGCTAACCTTGATCTCATTAATACAGCTTTTCCCTTGACCCGACCCCCACAGGATGGCTGGGACTacaacacggcagaaggtaggGGACGGCTACGCATttatcgccagactctaatggcgggTCTCCGGGCTGCTGCACGCAAGCCCACTAATTTGGCAAAAGTGTATTCAGTaatacaaggtaagacagagagccctgccgcttatttagaaagattaatggaaacCTTCAGACAGTATACCCCCATGAACCCCGAGGCCCCTGAAAATCATGCTACTGTTGTAATGGCCTTTGTAAATCAGGCAGccactgatattaaaaagaaactccagaaactaGAGGACCTGGAGGGAAAACAGATTCAGGACTTACTCCACATTGCCCAGTGTGTCTATAATAATAGAGAGACTCCAGAGGACAG CAACTTAAAGCTACCGAAAAAAATGACCAAAGTCCTGGCCGCTGTCGTCCAAAAGCCCCTGGATAAAGACCAATGTGCCTATTgcaaagaaaaaggccattgggCCCGAGAatgccctaaaaagaaaaagccacgtcATAATCAAAAACCGTGGCAGCCAAAAACCACACCCGCCCTCTTCACTCAAGATGTGGAa GGGGGACGGGGTTCGGATCCCCTCCCCGAACCTAGGGTAACGCTACAAGTGGAGGGGAACCCAGTTCAATTCCTAATCGACACAGGGGCACAACATTCGGTCTTGATCAGACCCCatggaaaaatttctgaaaaatcttcctGGGTCCAAGGGGCTACCGGAATAAAAAAATATCCCTGGACCACCCAGAGGACTATGGACCTAGGAAATGGAAAGGTCACCCATTCCTTCCTAGTCATCCCCGACAGCCCCTGCCCCTTATTAGGAAGAGACTTGCTCACTAAAATGGGGGCCCAGATTCATTTTACGCCAGGGGGCCCCCAAGTGACTGGCCCTCACAACCAACCCATGACCATACTTACTCTAAGATTAGAAGATGAATATCGACTCTATCAGGAGCCACCCTCACAAAGTCAAAACATAGAGACCTGGCTccagcagtttccagaagcatGGGCTGAAACCGGGGGTATGGGGTTGGCTAAAC CACCGGCTCTATTCATAGAGCTGAAACCGGGGGCAGATCCAGTTTGGGTCTGACAATACCCAATGTCAATGGAGGCCAGAAATGGCATCACGCCACATATCCGTCGCCTCCTAGACTTAGGCATCTTGCGTCCCTGCCATtcagcctggaacacccccctgcTGCCTGTACGAAAACCTAACGGTGCGGACTACCGTCCAGTC GTACAAGATCTGAGAGAAGTTAACCGCCGAGTCATGGACATACACCCAACAGTACCCAACCCCTATACCCTCCTAAGTGCCCTCAGCCCAGAAAGACAATGGTATACTGTCCTTGATTTGAAAGATGCTTTTTtcagcctgcctctggcccccaaaAGCCAAGAGCTCTTCGCCTTCGAGTGGTCCGACCCTGAGAGGGGCATaaatgggcaactcacctggacccAGCTCCCCCAAGGATTTAAAAACTCACCCACCTTGTTCAATGAGGCACTTCACGAGGATCTGGGTGAGTACCGGAATCAAAACCCCGAAGTGACTCTCTTGCAGTACGTCAACGATCTTTTAATCGCCGCTGAAACTGCCGAAGCTTGCTTGCAAGGCACCAGGAACCTCCTCCGGACACTTGGTGCCCTGGAGTACCGGGCttcagcaaagaaagcccaaatttGCAGATCCGAGGTAACCTACTTGGGGTATCTGTTAAGAGAAGGCCAACGATGGCTCACTGATGCACGGAAGGAAACCGTCCTCCGCATCCCCCGACCCACAACGCGAAAGCAGGTAAGAGAATTCCAGGGATCGGCCGGGTTCTGCCGCTTGTGGATACCTCGGTTCGCCGAGATGGCTAAGCCTCTTTACCTGGTCACCCGAGAACAGGCGCCCTTTGGGTGGACAGAGAAAACTGAGCAGGCTTTCCAGCAAATTAAACTCGCCCTGTTGTCGGCGCCAGCCTTAGGGCTCCCCGATGTCTCCAAACCCTTTCATCTCTTCGTAGATGAAAATAAGGGGGTAGCCAAAGCAGTGCTGACGCAACTCCTCGGTCCATGGCCCAGGCCCATTGCCTATCTTTCAAAAAGACTAGACCCAGTAGTGGCTGGCTGGCCCCCTTGCCTCCATATGATCGCTGCTACAGCTCTAATGGTAAAGGATGCTGATAAGTTAACTATGGGACAAGAGTTACATGTTACAACCCCTCATGCCATCGAGGGAGTCCTCAAACAATTTCCTGACTGATGGATAAGTAACGCCCGACTGGTTCACTACCAGGGACTATTATTAAATCCCCTCAGAATCATTTATGCTCCCCCCCGAACACTAAACCCTGCCTCCCTGTTACCAGACCCAGACTTAGATACCCCCCTCCATGACTGCGCTGAGATATTGGCACAGGTTCATGGAGTTCGGGAAGATTTACAGGATCACCCTCTACCAGACGCCAAGGTTACCTGGTTCACTGACAGCAGCAGCTTTGTACATCAGGGTCAAAGGTACGTGGGGGCAGCAGTCACAACTGAAACTGAGACTGTTTGGGCAGAGCCTTTGCCAGCTGGCACCTCTGCCCAACGGGCTGAACTTGTGGCCTTAACCAAGGCACTGActttgggaaaagacaagagactaAACGTGTATACCGATAGCAGATATGCTTTTGCTACGGCCCACATACATGGAgctatatacagagagagaggactgttaactgcagaggggaaaactatcaaaaacaaagaagaaatattggcTCTTTTAAAGGCACTCTGGCTGCCTAAACGACTAGCCATCATACATTGCCTAGGCCACCAAAAACCGATCACACCGGTGGCCAGAGGAAATAATTTGGCTGACCAGGTGGCCCGAGAGGCAGCCTTACAGGTGGACTGTGCTTTAATGACCACCCTACCAGACCCCGGTTCAGCTAGTTTATCAGAAAATCCCGCCTACACTAAAGAAGACCCAAACTGGATCCAAAAATTACCTTTAACTCAGTGCCTTAACGGATGGTGGAGGGCAGCAGACTGTAGCATAATTctcccagaagaaatgggaaataaagtctTATCCAAGATGCACCGAGCCACTCATATGGgcacaagaaaaatgcaagactTAATAAGGCATGCTAGAATCACCATTAAAGACTCCAGGACAAAAATTGAGCAGATAGTTACTAGCTGTAAAGCTTGCCAACTAACTAACACCACCAACCACGGGAAAAACCCTGGCTCCAGAACCCGCGGAACCAGGCCGGGAGCCTATTGGGAAGTAGACTTCACCGAGGTAAAGCCTGgaaaatatggatataaatatttgttagtgtttataGATACCTTTTCAGGATGGACAGAGGCCTTCCCCACCAAGCATGAGACTGCGCAGGtagtagcaaagaaaatgttggaagacaTCATGCCCAGGTACGGATTCCCTACCCTAATAGGATCAGACAACGGACCAGCATTCATTTCAAAGGTAATACAAGGGATAGCGCAGTTTATTGGGGCTGATTGGAAACTACATTGTGCATATAgaccccaaagctcaggacaggtagaaagaatgaatagaactcTAAAAGAGACCTTAACTAAAttgaccatggagactggcgctaACTGGGTAGTCTTACTCCCCTACGCTCTGTTCAGGGTGCGGAACTCCCCTTACAAACTGGGATTAACCCCCTTTGAAATCATGTATGGAGTGCCCCCCCCTATAATTCCCAACCTACAGTCTAATGTGTTAACTGAATTTGATGATCATAAACTTCTTATTTCCCTGAGGGAACTCCAGCACACCCACCAGGAAGTTTGGCCCAGATTGAGAGCCATTTATGAGAACGGGCCCCCTCCTGAGCCGCATCACTACCGACCCGGAGATTGGGTATACGTGCGGAGACACAAGCAAGAGACCCTCCAACCACGGTGGAAGGGACCCTACATTGTGATCCTAACCACACCCACTGCTGTCAAAGTCGACGGGATTGCTACCTGGATCCATTACACCCACGCCCGACCAGCTGATCCCTTTGCGGTTCGAGAAGACTTCGTGCCGGAAGCCAACACCGCCTGGACGGTTGACCAGAGTAAGACCCATCCTTTAAAATTGACTCTGCGTGGAAAACCTGACCCCGAAAACCGGCTGAGACCAAAGGCCTGGGTGTCCCATATCAAGACTGTTGCAGCAGCTCCGGACCCACAATGA